In Scophthalmus maximus strain ysfricsl-2021 chromosome 5, ASM2237912v1, whole genome shotgun sequence, a single window of DNA contains:
- the LOC118311209 gene encoding transmembrane protein 125 — translation MTEMQTFYHSLRRPPSLYLEPTLMQRRVLEEQVELWWFREPRHSLLCYCASVALIMALGLGGVGLLSTTTSLSGEWRLGVGTILCLLSLAVLLKQLLSSAVQDMNCVRSRRRIEQLKSGGRADPALMLAVGVAVMLCGTVLLCVATIGDQSHDSRDMLASGLVLMAAGAVMALAVVAYSVLVYLKRQREQRRRRRMRMSRARRLGGRAGLVFSVSGGQMSQTWRETSSSRTSLI, via the coding sequence ATGACTGAGATGCAGACATTCTACCACAGCCTGCGTCGCCCTCCGAGCCTCTACCTGGAGCCCACCTTGATGCAGAGACGCGTGCTGGAAGAGCAGGTGGAGCTGTGGTGGTTCCGAGAGCCACGCCACTCCCTGCTGTGCTACTGTGCCTCGGTGGCCCTCATCATGGCGCTGGGGCTTGGCGGCGTGGGCCTCCTCTCCACTACCACCAGCCTGTCCGGGGAGTGGCGACTCGGGGTGGGCACCATCCTCTGCCTCCTATCCCTCGCAGTGTTGCTCAAGCAGCTCCTCAGCTCTGCCGTCCAGGACATGAACTGCGTGCGCAGCCGGCGGCGgatcgagcagctgaagagcGGCGGGAGGGCTGACCCGGCGCTGATGCTTGCCGTGGGGGTGGCAGTGATGCTCTGTGGGACAGTGCTGCTCTGTGTGGCCACAATCGGCGACCAAAGTCACGACAGCAGGGACATGTTGGCGTCTGGCCTGGTGCTGATGGCCGCTGGGGCCGTCATGGCACTAGCTGTGGTGGCCTACAGTGTGCTGGTCTACCTCAAGAGGcaaagggagcagaggaggaggaggaggatgagaatgaGCCGAGCGAGGAGGCTGGGGGGTCGAGCCGGCCTGGTGTTCAGTGTCTCGGGAGGACAGATGAGCCAAACCTGGAGAGAGACGTCCTCCAGCAGGACCAGTCTGATCTGA
- the LOC118311605 gene encoding protein shisa-like-2A yields the protein MSAGCSSYYNPDGALVDGFSCPKPGSAAAAVYCCGFNDVKYCCDDPNSFFPYEYGYMWWLSIGALVGLSIAAVVLLAFLITVCVLCYLFIASKPGRLDNGLALRVPGDASEGSRHASAARASGLQGFRKHFSRKLGCDNQPPDPERLFQRCFTATVTSVKVESPS from the exons ATGAGCGCCGGATGCAGCAGCTACTACAACCCCGACGGTGCGCTCGTGGACGGCTTCTCCTGCCCCAAGCCGGggagcgccgccgccgcggtcTACTGCTGCGGGTTCAACGACGTCAAGTACTGCTGCGATGATCCCAACAGCTTCTTCCCGTATGAGTACGGGTACATGTGGTGGCTGAG taTTGGGGCTCTGGTTGGTCTGTCCATTGCAGCGGTGGTCCTCCTTGCCTTCCTCATCACCGTATGTGTCCTCTGCTACCTCTTCATCGCCTCTAAACCCGGTCGTCTTGACAACGGCCTAGCCCTCAGAGTGCCAG GAGATGCCAGTGAGGGATCCAGGCATGCGAGCGCAGCCCGCGCCTCTGGTCTGCAGGGATTCCGAAAACACTTCAGCAGGAAGCTGGGCTGTGATAACCAGCCGCCAGACCCCGAGCGCCTGTTTCAGAGATGTTTCACGGCCACAGTCACCAGTGTGAAGGTGGAAAGTCCCTCGTAG